CACCTGTAATGTATCATTGCTCATGCGTCCTCCTTCGGCGAACGGGGGATGAGTCTGCCGGCGCCTGCATAGAGGCTATTCGGTGCCGAGTTGGCGAAGCGAACTGGCCGCGCGCTCCGGACGCTCGGTGAAGTAGCCCTGCACTACCTCCGGCACGGGGAAGGTCATGCGAAAGCTGCTCACGGCGATCACCGTGAGCGGCCTGACGCGCGTGACGTCGGGGAAGCGCGCTCCGTCCACGCGCAGGTCACGTACGCGACACAGTCGCGCCGCGCCTCTCGCCGTCGAACGTGTGATCAGCAGATCGCCGTTCAGGGTTTGTGCCACCGTCAGCGGCACGAGCGACGACGAGATAGGGAAGCGCGGCCCATACGGCGCCAGCGTGGCGGCGAAGACAAGCCGGCCGTCGAGGGTTGCGCTGAAGATCTCGCTGCCGTCGCTGCGCCGCTCGCGCGTGAACGACGCCAGCTCCTTCGGGATGCCCCAGTTCTCGACGCCGCCGCGGACGCTGGCCTCGGTGCTCACGTAGATCTTGCTGATGGAGAACGCGCGCCGCCCGCCGAAGTTGAATCGTCCGGGCATGAACAACAACTCGCGGTACGGCCCCACGTTCGTGTCGCGATAGTCCACCAGCATCATCGCCCCGAGCGTCTGCGCCAGGCAAGCGCGCTGCCACTCCGCCATGAAGCCGCAGCGCTCGACGAAGCCGCGCGGGAAGCGAAACAGCCAAATGAAGCCGTCGCCGGTCAATTGCCAGGGGGGTGGCGCAATCGTCGAGAAGTTCATCAACGAATGTCAAACTCCTGCAATAGGAACTCATCAATAGTCAAGATTTTCACGCTGCGATACGTCCCTAGTTTGAGAAGATGGCTATCTGCCGAGACCACGCATGAGGCGCCAGCTGCGATTGCGCACAATAGAAAGATGTCATCATCTGGGTCATCTTCGATGATCGGTGTTCCTTCGCGCGAGACTTCGACCGGCGATGAAAGACTGAGAGCGAATGCAGCCAATTGTTGGGGTGTTAAGCCGAGGGCATCAAGGCGTTCTTGAAACTGTGGATAGGCGAGCACTTCGGTGAGTTCAAGCAGCATCTGATAAGCGATGCATATCTTGACTTTGCCATCCTCAGCCAGCCGCAGTAACTGCCATGGCTTGCCGCGCCACAACAACCCCGACACCCAGATGTTCGTGTCAATGACGATGCGCACGGTCACCTGTTATCGGCATGGCGTTGCCGGCGCGCCTCATGGACGATGGCGTTGATTTGGTCTAGTGGCATCGGCTCGCCCAGAGGCGCCTGCTCGACAATCTTCGTGACAGAAGGGACAACACGTTTTAGGACGAGCGTATCACCATCCCGCCAGACCATAAACCGATCTGAAGGCTGGAAGTAGCGAGCTATCTCCTTCGGCAGGCGGAGGCTGAAATCCTGCTCGAGCGTTGCAAGTTCTGTCATGCCTTGTCCCTCTTTTATAGGGATTGTAACGCGGTTACTCACTCGCTCTCATCACCTGAACTTGAGGGAGCGCAGAGGTGGCCTGATGTCCCTCACAGTGGGATGTTCCCGTGCTTCTTGGGCGGGTTCGAATCGCGCTTGTTGCGCAGCATCTGCAGCGCGTTGATCAGCCGTGGTCGTGTGTCGTGCGGCTCGATGATGTCGTCAATGAAGCCGCGCTGCGCGGCAGTGTAGGGACTGGTCACTTCTTCCTGATACTGGCGCACCAGCTCGGCTTTCTTCGCTGCCGGGTCTGCGGCGTTGGCGATCTCGCGCCGGTAGATGATGCTCACTGCGCCGTCTGCGCCCATCACGGCCAGTTCGGCCGACGGCCAGGCCAGCGCTAGATCGCCGCGCGTGGCGCGCGGGCTGAGCACACAATACGCGCCGCCGTAGGCCTTGCGCGTGATCACACAGATCTTCGGCACGGTCGCCTCGCAGTAGGCGTAGAGCAGCTTCGCGCCGCTGCGGATAATGCCGCCGTGCTCCTGTGCCACGCCCGGCAAGAAGCCGGGCACGTCCTCGAACGTGATGATCGGGATGTTGAAGCAATCACAGAAGCGCACGAAGCGGGCTGCCTTCTCGCTGGCGTTGATGTCGAGCACGCCGGCCAGCACCGCCGGCTGGTTAGCCACGATGCCGACCGAATGGCCGCCCAGCCGTGCAAAGCCGATGATGATGTTGGTCGCGTAGTGCTCTTGCACTTCGAAGAACTTGCCGTCGTCCACGATCTTGGTGATCACCTCTTTCATGTCATACGGCTTGTTCGGGTTGTCGGGTACGATCGTGTCCAGCGCGTCGGCGGTGCGCAACGGATCGTCCTTGCTCTTCACGAACGGCGGTTCCTCCATGTTGTTGCTGGGCAGGTAGCTGAGCAGCATACGGATGAGATACAGACAATCGCCCTCGCTCTCCGCAGCGAAATGCGCCACGCCACTGGTCGTGTTGTGCACCAGCGCGCCGCCCAGTTGCTCGAACGTCACGTCCTCGTGCGTCACCGCTTTCACCACGTCCGGTCCGGTCAGGAACATGTGGCTGGTATTCTTCACCATGAAGATGAAGTCGGTCAGCGCCGGCGAGTACACGGCGCCACCGGCGCACGGCCCCATGATCGCGCTGATCTGCGGGATCACACCGCTGGCCAGCGTGTTGCGCAGGAAGATGTCGCTGTAGCCCACCAGGGACATCAAGCCCTCCTGGATGCGCGCGCCGCCGCTGTCGTTGATGCCGATCACCGGCGCGCCGTTCTTCAGCGCCATGTCCTGGATCTTGACGATCTTGCTGGCGTGCGCTGCGCCCAGGCTGCCGCCCATCACCGTAAAGTCTTGTGAGAAGACGTAGACCAGCCGGCCGTCAATCGTGCCCCAACCGGTGACTACGCCATCGGTCAGCCAGTGCTGGTTGCTCATCCCGATGCCGCTGGGGCGGTTGGTGACGAAGGCGTCAATTTCGCGGAATGAGCCGGGGTCGAGCAACAGATCGAGCCGCTCGCGCGCCGTGAGTTTGCCCTTGGCGCGATGCGCTTTGATCTTGTCTTCGCCGCCGGCGACTAGGGTTTGCGCACGCAGTTCGCGCAACTTGCGAATACGAGGGTCGGAGGAGTCGAGCATGGTGGTCAGATGGCAGAAGTCAGAAGTTCAGAAGTTCAGAAGTCAGAAGTCGGAAGTCAGAGGTCAGAGCGGGGCGCACGTTGGATCGCGGCATCCGCGATCTTGCGCACGGCGAACTGGCGATCCAACCATAGCGCTGCCCCGCTGATGATGGCGATGGACAGCATGCTGAGCAGGATGCCGAAGCCGGCGCGCTCGTTCGCCTCGGACGAACGACTGAAGGCAAGATGGTTCAGCCAGAGATTGGCCTGATAGGACACAATGACCACGATGGTAACACGCGCCGCCCAGCGGCGCGAACGCGCCAGTCCAAAGGCGCAGACGCCGAACGCAATAGCCCAGGCCAGGCTCATGAGCGCGATGTAAGGCGCCGGTGCAGCGACCGGCAGATCAGGCAGCCGGGCGGCCTGTTGCATGGCGAGGAACGCGCGCCCTGCGTTGGCAAGCGCGAAGAGCAAGGAAGCGACCACTAGGGCGAGCCTCACCATCAGTTAGCTTGCGAACGCCAACGCCGCGATCCGCTCGGCGACGACCGGAGCCCAGGCCAAGCCGTAGGCGCCGAGGCCGAGGGCGAACAACACATTTCCTTCGACGTCTAGGCGACCGACGCGCGGCGCGCCATCGTCGGTCGTTGTCGTCACGCCGGTGCTCCACCGGCTGGTCTGTTCGGGCTTGCCCAGGCCGAACCGCTTGAGGAAGCGCCGCAGTTCTTCGGACGGATCTTTGTCCGAGTTGCGGTCGTGCCACAGCCATGCTGCGCCGTGTAGCTTGCCGTCCTTGCCGGGCATCAATGCGAATTGCGCTTCATCGAAGAGGATCGGCATGCCGAGGTATGAATGGCCGGGCGCGCCCGCATGCAGCGGCTGAGATGACCAGACCGCGCCGCGCGCGCCGCGCACCGAATCGGCCAGATAGGGTGAGAGCAAACCAACGTAGGTGTTCGTCGCCAGCACCACGCAGCGCGCCGTGATCGTCAGGTCTTTGCATAGCGCGTAAGTCGTGTCGCCGGCGCTCTCCAGCCTGAACACCTCGGCATGCTGGCGAATGGCGATATTCGGATGACGCAACAGGCGAACCAGCAACAGATCAATATCTACCAGCGCGCTGTCGTGCGCCAGCAGCCCGCCGTCGAAGCCGGACGGCAGCAGGTCAGGCTGCGTCGTCCACTCGAGGCCGGTGTCGAGCGTGCCCGCGGCGAGTTGCTGCAATGCGCGTTGGCGTTCGGGGGACGTCACCACGTGGATCACGCTGCACGAATGGAGCAGGACGCCATGTTGCGCGGTGAGGCGCTTGAGGCGTTCGAGGCCATCCTTCGTCTGCTGAATGTGCGCCGGATGCGGGCTGAGGGTCGCCAGGCCGAGCGCGCGGCGCGTTGCCGCTTGGCCGACGCGCTGCGCATCCACAACGCCGACGCGCGCGTTTCGATCGGCCAAGTGTGCAGCGATCATCGCACCGGTGAGGCCGGCGCCGATGACCAGGACGTCGGGGGTGAGATTGTTCATGGCGCGTCGTGGCCACGATTATCGGTGATGGTATCTGCGCCGGAAGCTCCCTTGGCCAAGCGCAGGAGACAAAAACCCGATCGCGCGAGTCGGGTTCGGGCCATCCTCACTTCTTCTTCGCGCTGGCCTTCTTTTTGGCGGGCGCGGCCTCCTTCGGCCGCTTAGGTGAAGCATCCTCCTTGGCCGATGGGTTCAACCAGCGGTAGACCTCTTCGGCGTGGCCTTCCGGCTTCACTTTCTCCCACACGTGCTCGACTTTGCCATCGGCGCCGATCACGAAGGTAGTGCGCAGGATGCCCATGTACTTCTTGCCGTACATGCTCTTTTCGCCCCATGCGCCGAATGCCTCGGCCACTTTGTGGTCGGTATCGGCCAATAGTGGAAAGTTCAGCGCGTGCTTCGCAGCGAACTTTTGCTTGGACTGCACGTCCTGCGGGCTGACGCCGTACACCGGCACGCCCAGCGATTCGAATTTGGGCAAGTGATCGCGGAAGCTGCACGCCTCTTTCGTACAGCCCGGCGTGTCATCGGCCGGATAGAAATACAGCACGTAGCGCTTGCCGAGCAGGTCGGATGACTTGACCGGCCCATTTTGCGACATCAGCTCGAACTCGGGAACGGGATCGCCTACTTTCAACATGACACATCAAAACCGGCTATTCCGGTTGCTCTACGCCGTTGCGCCTCGACGCCGGCGGCAGCTCGATGATCTCTTGCTCTGGCGGCGCCGGCTCGGCTGCTGATTCCGTCGTGTGCGCTGCGCGACGCCGGGCGCGCCGGACGGCAGCATCGCGACGCCGCTGCAGGCCGGCTGCGAGTTCTCTGCCGCGCTCTAGGGCCAGCGCGTAAATCGCCTTCAACCCTTCCTCGGTCAGCCGCTCGCCCGACCGGCACCAGCGGTAGACGGCTTCGCCGATGGCGAAGGTGCCGGCGAACGAGATCGCTACCTTGGGCGCAATGCCCAGCCCGGGCACCAAGCCGATCACGCTGCGCGCGATCTGCCGGAAGAGCAGGCCGCCGCCGATCACGCCGGCGATCTGCGGCATGACGTGCTTGAAATCCGACGGCGACCCCATCGCCAGCGCGATCTTGTAGGCCATGATGGCCTGGTTCTTCGTCAGGATGACGGTGTCGGCGACCGCGATCGGCAGGCCGGTGGCGGGGTTGATCTGCAGCAAGCCCGAGCCCAGGCTATAGGTGGCGTTGGCCATAGCGACGTCCTCGATCAACGCGCGAACGACCGGCTCGCGGAAGGCAGGCAGGTGGCGCGCCAGCGCCAAGTCATCAATCGCTTTGAGTTGGCGGATTGCCGTGGTCAGGCGTGCGATCGCGGCCTGCTCATCCAGCGTGCCGTCCTCGAGCGGCAACGCGACGGCGTGACCGGAGGTGACGCTCTGCGCCGGCGGCGGGGCGCTGCGCTCGTGCACGAAGCACATGAGCAGCGGCACGTTCGACGCCTCCAGCGCGCGCTTCAGCCGCAGCTCCTCATCCGGCGGTGAGTCGGCGCGCGTGACGATGATCACGACGTTCGCGCGAGAGATCTGCGTAGCATCGGTAATCGGCGCGCCGATCGCTGCGCGATACGGCGGCGTGTCGGCCGGCCGGTCGCCGCGATACATCAGGGCGGCCAGGTGTTCGGCGAACGGGACATCGCGGCTGGCGAACGCGATCAGAAAGGGCGTCTCCGCCGCGATGCGCGCCGGACGCACGTCAACCTCGCGCAGCACGCTCAGGATCGAGCCGAACGGCCCAAGCGACGAGAGCACAGAGAAGGGAGACCTGGCCATCCAGAGAGACTAGAGAATTGGAGATTGGAGATTAATCTCCATTCTCAATTCATGAAGCCTTGGTCTCGCTGCCTTCGGTAGTCGTCTCGCTCGGCTTCTTCGACTCGTCGCCTTCCAGGCCTTTGCGGAATTCGCGAATGCTCTTGCCCAGCTCACCGCCGATCTTGCCGATGCGGCCGACGCCGAACAGCAAGATGACGATGACCAGGATGATGATGATCTCTAACGGTCCGAGGTGTGACATGCTTTTTTACGCTCCTTTTTAAGAATCGCGCGTTGACGCGACGATTCAAGTTCTCGTTCCTCCGCCCGCGGCGGGGCTACTCGAGATTATAAGCGCCGCACGCAGAAAGCGTGCGATGAGTTGCGAGGGACAGGCTACACGCCCACGTCACGCGGCGACCGCCCGCACGATAGCAAATGCCAGCATGCCGGCTGCCAGCCAGCCAAAGCCGTTGCGCTGCAGACCTAGGATCAACTGCGGGGCCCAGATCACGGCCAGGACGAATGCGCCGACCGGCTGCTGCGTCGCAACGGCGGTCACCATGGCCAGCGCATAACCTGCGTGGCGCAGGCGCGATGATCGTTCATGAATGCCGGCGAATATCATGGCCATAGCGGCGCCGACCGGCAAGATGTCCAACGCGACCGGTGCGAAGGTCGCAGCGCCCAACAGCATCGGCAGTCCGGCCACCGTTGCGCCCTCGAAGATCGCGTTCGGGCGGCCGTCCCCGCGACACATGACGACGGCAATCTGGGCTATGCAGAGCACGGTGATCGCCAGGAGCACGGCCTGTGGCCCTAACGCGGCCGCCAGCACGATCACGACAGCGAATCCCATCGCGCCGAGCATCAACACGTTGCCGTAGCGCGGCAGCAGCTCCTTTTCCAACCAGTTCACGAGCTGGCCGATGCGGCGCGAGGCGTAGGCGGCGTCTGAATCCGGCTTGGTGTAGGGGAGCGTCTTGAGCGGCGCGCCCTGCGTCCAGCGTTGCCAGATCGCCAACGGCGCTGACCAGTTCACGCCGGCGATCACGCTCCACACACCGACCCATGCCAGAGCTAGCAGCACGGCCATCGCCAGTGCCAACATCCAATCCGAGCGCGAGAAGATCGCGCCAGAAGCGACTGCGCCGCTCACGACGGCAAGTGGCGCCAGCCAAGTCGCCCTGGGCAACCAAGAGGGCAATGAGAGGGCAGCGGGGGCAATCGCCTCTTCCGCTCCCTGCCGGGCGGTCGAGGCCTGACCCTGTCCGGGAGCGAATCTCATGGCAGCGGCGTGGGGGCGACGGTCGGGATGGGCGTCGGCGGCGGCGTCTTCCCCGAAGTGAGGAATTCGATGGCCGCCTCGAGCTGCGGGTCTTTGCCGTCGCGCATATCCTCCGGCGCGTTGCTCACGATGTAATCGGGCGTGATGCCCACGCCGTGGATGGCCCGGTCGTTCGGCGTATACCAGCGCTCGATGGTGATGCGCAACTGGCCGCCGTTAGAGAGCGTCTGCGGCGACTGCACCGAGCCTTTGCCGAAGGTTCTCTCGCCGATCAGCGTGGCGCGGCCGGTGTCCTGCATCGCGCCGGCGACGATCTCCGCTGCGCTGGCCGAACCGCCGTTCACCAGCACCACCATCGGGATGTCCTGGGCGATGCCACGGTCGGTCGTCGAAGTGACCTTCTTGTTGCCGCGATAGTCGCGTTGGATGACGAACGTGCCTTTCTTCAGGAAGATGTCGCCCACCTCCTGGGCCTGGCTGAGCAACCCGCCCGGATTGTCGCGCAAGTCGAGGATGAGCGCTCTGGGCTGCTTCTCCACAATCTCCTTCAGGTGCTTCTCCAGTTGCTTGCTGGCCGGCTGGCTGAAGTCGAACAGGCTGATATAGCCGATCGAGCCGTCACCCACCATCCGGCTGGAGACGAGCGGGATCTCGATGCGCTCGCGCACCAGCGTCACCTCGAAAGGCCGCGAGCGATTGGCGCGGCGCAGGGTGAGCGTCACTTCGGTGCCACGCGGCCCGCGCACCATCGCCGCGACTTCCGTCGAGTTGAGGCCCTGCGTGCTGACGCCGTCCACCGCCTCGATGATGTCGCCGGGCAACACACCGCCACGATCGGCCGGCATGCCCGGGAAGGTGCGCACGATTTGGATGCTGCCGGATGGCGTCTGCTTCAGCGTCGCCCCGATGCCCTCGAACGCGCCGGTGATGTCTTCGTTCAGCAGCTTGGCGAAGCGGGGTTCGACGTATTGCGTGAATTCATCGCCCAGCGCATTGACCAACCCTTTGATCGCACCATCGGTGAGTTGCGTGCTCGACGGCATCTCGCCATACCACTGCGTGCGCAGCCGGTTGATCACGTCGTTGATCAGCGCATAGTTCAATCCCTGGCGCTCGGCCGTCGCGTCGCTGTTGCCGGCGCTCACCGCGACGCCCGGCGGGAAGGACGCGAAGGGCGAAGCACCCGTGAACAGCAAGCCGCCGGGCTGCGATAAGACCACGCCGACGGTCATGCCGAGGATGAAAATCAGCGCGCCGATGAACATGCCGAGCATGCCCAGCGCAATATTCTTGACCGGGCTGCTGCCGGTCGAATCAGATCGTTCCATGTGTGCGATCTACCTTAAATTCCTACAGACGCGTTGCTGCGAGAAACCAAGTTTCCCAAACAGACCCGGCTGCTGCAAATCGCTGCGTCACCGGGTGCTGATGATCGCCTCGCCCAGCACACCGATTGCGCGTTCGAGCTGCGCATCGGCAGAGCCGGTCACCTCGATCTCCGGCGTCAGGCCGACGCCATCTAACTCCCGTCGTTCCGGCGTGAGCCATTTCGCTGCCGTCACATGCACCGCAGATCCATCTGACAAGTCAAAGATCAGTTGTACCGAGCCTTTGCCAAAAGTCTTCTCGCCGATGAGCGGGCCGCGCGCGTAATCTTGAATGGCGCCGGCGACGATCTCCGCTGCGCTGGCCGTTTTGCCATTCACCAGAACGGCGATGGGCTTGTTGCCCGCCGGCTTTGCGCGCTCGCTGCGCACCCGATGGACGATTTCGGGTTGATTGCGCCGTTTCTCGATGGCGACGATGCCGTCCTTCAGAAACTCACTCGCCACATCAACCGCTGCGGCCAGCGACCCGCCGCCATTGTCGCGCAGGTCAATGAGATAGGCCTGAGAGTCGGCGGCGGACAGCGCTAAGAGCGCGCGCTTCACTTCCTCGCCCGTGCGTTCGGTGAAGTTGCTGATGCGAACGTAGCCGATCGTTGCCGGCGTGCCACGAACGGTGGTGGTGATCGGACGCCACTCCACCGAGTTCACCTCGATCGTCTGCCGGATGATGGTGAACGTCAATCGCTCGCGTTGCGGGCCACGCAGCACCTCGATCGTCACGGGCGTGCCAACCTCGCCGCGAATGCGCGCCACATCTTCGAGTGCAGCCGGTGCGGGCAACGGCGTGCCGTCAATGCTGACTAGGATGTCGCCCTCGCGCACGCCGGCTTTGGCCGCCGGCCCATCGGGCATGGGCGACAGCACGATTTCTCCGCGTTCGTTGCGGGTGAAGCTGACGCCGATGCCGCCGAAGCTGCCGCGCATGTGATCGCGCTCCAGCGCGCGCGTCTGGGGTTCGACGAACGTCGTGTAGCGGTCGTTCAACGTGGCCAGCGCGCCGCGCACGGCGCCGTACTCGCGCACGGTGTCGCTGGGCACGACGCCGACGAAGTGGTCGCGCACATGCCCCCACGCTTCGTCGAGCAGCGCGTGCGGGTTGCCGCCGTGGATGCGTTCGACACGCAGCTCGATCGGGGCGAGGAGCATGTGGCCGACGTAACCCGCGCCGACCATCATTGCGCTCCACATGACGAAAGCGGCGATGACCAATCCCTTCTCGATTCGACTCATTTGTCGCGATGTTGTCATAGGTGTCCTAGAGGTGGCTGATAAACCGAGAGGCCAGCATGATGCGCGGGTGAGCTGTGGATGAGAATTATGCCGGACGGTCCGGCTTGCCCAACCGGCCGCGCCGGTGCCGCCGCAGCGCCACGCCCACCGCCGAGGCGATGGGCATGATCACCAGCAGGCAGGTTACGCCGATGAGAAAGACTTCGCCCGGACCGACTATCGTCATGACGCCCATTTTGACATAGAGCGGCGCGCCCCGATAGGCGTGCCTACGGACGGCCGCGCGGAGTATGTGCGTTATACACTTCAGCGGGGAATTTCGGTTCGATGCGCAGCTTTGGCCCTTATACCAACTTGGTGGAGATCGGACGCGGCGGCATGGCTGCGGTCTATCGCGCCACCGCGCCGGATGGCCGACTGGTCGCGCTGAAGCTGCTGCCGCCGCATCTGGCCGCCGATGCGACGATGCGCGCGCGATTCGAGCAGGAGAGCAACCTCGGCCTGAACCATCCGAACATCGTGCAGGTCAACCGGTCGGGCGTTGTGGACGGCACGCCGTACATCGAGATGGCGTATGTGGCCGGGGAGTCGCTGGACCGACTCGTCGCGCGTGCCGGACCACTTTCGCCGGAGGCGACGGCGCGCATCCTGCTCGATGCCAGCCGCGCCCTCGATTACGCCCATGCGCGTGGGGTGGTTCACCGCGACGTCAAGCCCAGCAACGTCATCGTCCGGACGGATGGCAGCGCCTTGCTGGCCGACTTCGGCGTGGCCAAGGCGATGGGCATCACGGCCTACACGGCGACGATGGCGCGCGTCGGGTCGGTGTTCTTCATGTCGCCGGAGCAAGCCGCCGGTGCGTTCGAGATTACGCCGGCATCCGACGTCTACTCGCTGGGCGCGACGGCGTATTACGCGCTGACGGGGCGAGCGCCGTTCGAGGCCGGCAGCGACGTGGCGATCGCGCGCCAGCACATCGAGCAGCCACCGCGCCACGTGAGCGATCTACGCCCCGAAGTCCCGCGTGCCGTTGGCGACGTAGTCATGTGGGCGCTGCAAAAGTCACCCTCGCAACGTCCGGTGTCTGCCGGCGCATTCGCGCGCAGCTTCGCCGCCGCGCTTAGCGCGCCTTCGCCGGTGTCGTCTCAATCCAGGCCGCAGCCTCAACCCCAACCGGCGCCCAGGCAGGCCCCCGTTGCCGCTGCCAGTCCGGCAACTGTGGACGAGGCGCTGGAGCAACGCGGGCGCACGCCGGCGTGGTTGCTGGCCGGCTTCGCCGGGGTGGTCGCGCTGGCATGCCTGGCCGTGTTGGCCGTCGTGCTCTTGGCGTTGCCTCCGGGCCAGCCTACGCCTCGCCCCACACCCATGCGCGCGCTACCGCAGCCCACGTCGCAGCCGGTGCTGTCCATCTTCACCGTTCAGCCGACCGCTACGCCGGCCAGTGTGCTGGTGCCGGCGACGGCGACGCCGAGGCCAATCGTGCCTGTCCTTCCCGCGCCGGTCGCAACGGCCACGCCACAGATCGTCTTCCCCACGCCGTTGCCGACGCGCTTCGTGCCCCCGACGCGCCCGCCGATCATCCCGCTCACGCCGATCACTTCGGACGCGACGCCGCCTCCGCCTCCACCGGCGACCGATCCGCCGATGACCTCTCCCCTGCCGACGCCGGCGGTCATCGTGGTCACGGCGACGCCGTAGGCGTATGCAATTCTGCAAAACCGGCCTATACTCGGTGCGCCAGCGCTACTACGCCGCCTGCGAGATGGATCCGCAGGCTTGCGATGTCCGCCGAGCGGCAAAGCGACTCCGTCGAGGGGATGATGAACGAGGGGACGATAGCGATGAACGTGCGGGCTCGATTCAACCAGGCTTTCCGGTTGGTGGTCGCCTGCGGCTTGGCCATGCTTTTCGCTGCGCCGGTGCGCGCCGAACGCGGCGTGGCGCTGGGCGCGCCGGCCGGTCGCGCCGCAACGGCGAACATCGGCTTCGGCGACGTGTGGAACACCAACTTCGGCATGCTGATGCTGCAGGCCAGCGATGCGTCGGGCGTTCGCTTCACAGGTGTGATGACCGACGCCGGCAACCCCCGCGCGCGTGGCATCGTCACCGGCACGCTGGCCAACGATGGACGTCTAAGCGGCGTCTGGCGTCTGGGTGACAGGCGTGGCGTGTTCTTCAACCTGACGCTGGACGCCAAAGGCGAGACATTTACCGGATCGGCCAGCGGATATACCACCTGGTGCGGCGCACGACTGGGTAAGTCGCTGCCGCCGGGCTGCGCCTTCTCCGGCCAGTGGACGATCGAGCTGGACGGCGCCGGCGCCGGCACGGCCACGCTCACGCAAACCGGCACATCTGTCTCCGGCAGCTACAGCACCAAGCTGGCCGGCGGCCGGCTGACCGGCTCGGTGACCTTCGTGAACGGGCTGCCGGTGCTCAACGGCAAATGGAGCACCGCGCGCAGCGGCGGCCTGTTCAAGGCCTATCTGACCGGTTTCGACGCCCGCCGGTTCCAAGGCAACTTCGACGGCAAACTCGCGTTCTGTGGCTGGCGGAGCGGCGGAGCGAAGCCGGACACCTGCTTCAAGTGATGCCGGCCTCTGTTGTAGCCGCTTCCACGTTGCGCGAAGCGCTGGCTTCGGCCTTCAGCTTGGCCGAGCTGAAGATCGCCCTGGCCGATTTGGGGGTGAACCCGGAGCGTGTGCCGCAATACGATGGTGGCATCGAGCTGTGGGCATTGGAGATCGTCGCTTACTTCCAGCGTCGAGGCCGGCTGGACGAACTCATCGCCTATTGCGCCAAGGAACGCCCCGATATCCCCTGGCAACAGTTGGCCGAGGCACATCGTCAGGCGCTGGCTCGGCTAAGCTCAGCAGAGCACACCGCAGACGACGCATTTCACGACATCCAGCGCGGCATCGGCGCGCTGGAGAAGCTGTCTCGCGATCCGAATGCCCGGCCGCTGATTCTGCGCATACGCGACGATCTACAAGAAGCTGGCGATCACATCATGCGCCTGAGCAACTACAAACATCTGCATGACGAATTCCAAGAGCTACAGGTGCGCTATAGCGTGATCGAACGCGATTGTCACAGTGCGGAGACGGATGACACAGCTTGGAACACGTTGGCCGAATACCTGACACAGTGGGACGGCATCATGAGCCGGCTGCTGGCGATCGCTGCGCAGCCCGGCCTCGCCCCA
The window above is part of the Candidatus Roseilinea sp. genome. Proteins encoded here:
- a CDS encoding peroxiredoxin codes for the protein MLKVGDPVPEFELMSQNGPVKSSDLLGKRYVLYFYPADDTPGCTKEACSFRDHLPKFESLGVPVYGVSPQDVQSKQKFAAKHALNFPLLADTDHKVAEAFGAWGEKSMYGKKYMGILRTTFVIGADGKVEHVWEKVKPEGHAEEVYRWLNPSAKEDASPKRPKEAAPAKKKASAKKK
- a CDS encoding carboxyl-terminal processing protease, giving the protein MTTSRQMSRIEKGLVIAAFVMWSAMMVGAGYVGHMLLAPIELRVERIHGGNPHALLDEAWGHVRDHFVGVVPSDTVREYGAVRGALATLNDRYTTFVEPQTRALERDHMRGSFGGIGVSFTRNERGEIVLSPMPDGPAAKAGVREGDILVSIDGTPLPAPAALEDVARIRGEVGTPVTIEVLRGPQRERLTFTIIRQTIEVNSVEWRPITTTVRGTPATIGYVRISNFTERTGEEVKRALLALSAADSQAYLIDLRDNGGGSLAAAVDVASEFLKDGIVAIEKRRNQPEIVHRVRSERAKPAGNKPIAVLVNGKTASAAEIVAGAIQDYARGPLIGEKTFGKGSVQLIFDLSDGSAVHVTAAKWLTPERRELDGVGLTPEIEVTGSADAQLERAIGVLGEAIISTR
- a CDS encoding methylmalonyl-CoA carboxyltransferase, with the translated sequence MLDSSDPRIRKLRELRAQTLVAGGEDKIKAHRAKGKLTARERLDLLLDPGSFREIDAFVTNRPSGIGMSNQHWLTDGVVTGWGTIDGRLVYVFSQDFTVMGGSLGAAHASKIVKIQDMALKNGAPVIGINDSGGARIQEGLMSLVGYSDIFLRNTLASGVIPQISAIMGPCAGGAVYSPALTDFIFMVKNTSHMFLTGPDVVKAVTHEDVTFEQLGGALVHNTTSGVAHFAAESEGDCLYLIRMLLSYLPSNNMEEPPFVKSKDDPLRTADALDTIVPDNPNKPYDMKEVITKIVDDGKFFEVQEHYATNIIIGFARLGGHSVGIVANQPAVLAGVLDINASEKAARFVRFCDCFNIPIITFEDVPGFLPGVAQEHGGIIRSGAKLLYAYCEATVPKICVITRKAYGGAYCVLSPRATRGDLALAWPSAELAVMGADGAVSIIYRREIANAADPAAKKAELVRQYQEEVTSPYTAAQRGFIDDIIEPHDTRPRLINALQMLRNKRDSNPPKKHGNIPL
- a CDS encoding oxidoreductase, with product MNNLTPDVLVIGAGLTGAMIAAHLADRNARVGVVDAQRVGQAATRRALGLATLSPHPAHIQQTKDGLERLKRLTAQHGVLLHSCSVIHVVTSPERQRALQQLAAGTLDTGLEWTTQPDLLPSGFDGGLLAHDSALVDIDLLLVRLLRHPNIAIRQHAEVFRLESAGDTTYALCKDLTITARCVVLATNTYVGLLSPYLADSVRGARGAVWSSQPLHAGAPGHSYLGMPILFDEAQFALMPGKDGKLHGAAWLWHDRNSDKDPSEELRRFLKRFGLGKPEQTSRWSTGVTTTTDDGAPRVGRLDVEGNVLFALGLGAYGLAWAPVVAERIAALAFAS